The following coding sequences lie in one Arachis stenosperma cultivar V10309 chromosome 5, arast.V10309.gnm1.PFL2, whole genome shotgun sequence genomic window:
- the LOC130981132 gene encoding uncharacterized protein LOC130981132 produces MRLSLGENNNIQELKNFAEWLLKIGDGLAGDTTDGESIVHIPSDILIKNSETALDDLIDFVYPNMLSNLSVENYFKDRAILAPTLDFCVTDVNNKMTAGLPGQERVYLSSDSVCAEEGNMEFELDAFSLEILNGINYSCLPPHKLVLKVGAPVMLLRNIDQTNGLCNGTRMQVKRMRNHVIECKTLTGNKAGSIVLILRLNLIPNNETLPVRFQRRQFPIIMSFAMTINKSYGQTLLKVGIYLPRPVFTHGQLYVALSRVTSKDGLRVLLQDHGHLEDNCTMNVVYREVFESL; encoded by the coding sequence ATGAGATTGTCACTAGGTGAAAACAACAACatacaagaactcaaaaatTTTGCagaatggctactcaaaattgGTGATGGTTTGGCTGGTGATACAACAGATGGTGAATCGATCGTTCATATACCATCTGACATTTTGATTAAGAACTCTGAGACAGCTTTGGATGACCTCATTGATTTCGTGTATCCAAATATGTTATCCAATTTATCCGTTGAAAATTATTTCAAGGACAGAGCAATTCTTGCACCAACTTTAGATTTTTGTGTCACTGATGTCAACAACAAGATGACTGCAGGGCTACCTGGACAAGAAAGAGTCTACTTAAGTTCAGACTCTGTGTGTGCTGAAGAGGGAAATATGGAATTTGAGTTAGATGCTTTCTCGCTGGAGATTCTAAATGGAATAAATTATTCATGTCTACCACCACACAAGTTGGTTCTGAAGGTTGGCGCTCCTGTTATGTTGCTGCGGAATATAGACCAAACTAATGGTTTGTGCAATGGAACGAGGATGCAAGTTAAAAGAATGAGAAATCATGTGATAGAATGCAAGACTTTAACTGGTAACAAAGCTGGAAGTATTGTTCTTATCCTAAGACTGAATCTAATTCCAAATAATGAAACATTGCCGGTCAGGTTTCAAAGAAGACAATTCCCAATTATCATGTCATTTGCAATGACAATAAATAAGTCCTATGGACAAACTCTATTGAAAGTTGGAATTTACCTTCCAAGGCCAGTTTTCACCCATGGTCAATTGTATGTTGCGTTATCAAGGGTAACGAGTAAAGATGGTCTGCGAGTGCTGTTGCAAGATCATGGACACTTGGAAGATAACTGCACGATGAATGTGGTATATAGAGAAGTTTTTGAGAGCCTATAA